A part of Terriglobus roseus genomic DNA contains:
- a CDS encoding VOC family protein yields MHTLNHANLTTYDVPALQAFLERIFGLRTLETRAGKFAILQDAQGFLLALMFDKNMTPEHGCPGFFHVGFLQDTPRAVDERHTAIAQEGLAAPEPAMLQRGGPPTYGFYVNAPGGVTVEVSTMNLSNPI; encoded by the coding sequence ATGCACACACTCAATCACGCCAACCTGACCACGTATGACGTTCCCGCTCTGCAGGCTTTTCTGGAGCGCATCTTCGGACTGCGCACGCTGGAAACTCGCGCCGGGAAATTTGCCATTTTGCAGGATGCACAAGGCTTTCTGCTGGCGCTGATGTTCGACAAGAACATGACACCCGAACACGGCTGTCCCGGCTTCTTCCACGTGGGCTTTCTGCAGGACACACCGCGTGCGGTGGACGAGCGCCATACCGCAATCGCGCAGGAAGGCCTCGCCGCACCCGAACCGGCCATGCTGCAACGCGGCGGCCCACCGACGTACGGCTTCTACGTCAATGCACCCGGTGGAGTCACCGTGGAAGTCAGCACCATGAACCTGAGCAATCCAATCTAA
- a CDS encoding CatA-like O-acetyltransferase, with translation MEACRKIDLTTWPRTDLFHFFQKFSEPFHSVCIRMDCTESFAYAKAKNLSIFLTQVHCALTAAQHVQNFRTRILDGEPWEFERINAGCAIGRPNGTIGFAHYPYNEDLHEFVRVGSLAIEESRSRTDLERPPAQNLIRFSSLPWLDFTSLSHARNYEVEDSAPRITFGKITESGCRKTLPVSIHVHHGLVDGSHLGEFVDLLQLRFNSF, from the coding sequence GACCTGTTTCACTTCTTTCAAAAGTTCAGCGAGCCGTTCCATAGCGTGTGCATCCGGATGGACTGCACGGAATCCTTCGCTTATGCCAAGGCGAAGAACCTGTCCATCTTCCTCACGCAGGTGCATTGTGCTTTGACAGCAGCGCAACATGTACAGAACTTCCGCACACGCATTCTGGACGGCGAGCCATGGGAGTTTGAACGGATCAATGCCGGTTGTGCCATTGGTCGTCCGAACGGCACCATCGGTTTCGCGCACTATCCGTATAACGAAGACCTGCACGAGTTCGTGCGCGTTGGCTCCCTGGCCATTGAAGAAAGCAGAAGCCGTACTGACCTGGAACGTCCGCCGGCGCAGAATCTGATTCGCTTCTCCTCGCTGCCGTGGCTGGACTTCACATCGCTCTCACACGCGCGCAACTACGAGGTAGAAGATTCGGCACCACGCATCACCTTCGGCAAGATCACCGAGAGCGGATGCCGCAAAACACTACCCGTCTCTATCCACGTACACCATGGGCTGGTGGATGGATCGCACCTTGGCGAGTTCGTCGATCTCTTGCAACTGCGTTTCAACTCTTTCTGA